GCCCTCGCCCTTGAAAGTTCCGATGATCCCCTTGCTACGCCAATCGGAGAACTTCGTATTTTTGTCGTATTTTCCTGTCAGAACTCCGGACGCCAGGGGGCTGTATGCGACCACGCTGACATGACGCTCCACGCAGAATGGCAAAAGCTCTTTTTCAACCGAGCGATTGAGCAGACTGTATTCCGGTTGCACCGAGACCAGCGGACCGTATTGCATGATGTCGTTCATCTGCGCGACGGAATAATTACTGACGCCGATGTGACGAATTTTTCCGCTCTCTTTTAGCTGAAGCAGGGCTTCCATGGTTTCCTCTTGCGACGTCGCCTCGTCGGGCCAATGCACCTGATACAGGTCGATCCAGTCGGTACCCATTCGCCGAAGACTGTCCTCCGCTTCCTTCACAACCGACGCCTTCGTCGCGTTGCGCGAGATGCTTCCCAGAGATTCCTTTTCCCATACCAGTCCGCATTTGGTCGCGTAGACCACTTTATCGCGCACCGACTTCAAAGTTTTGCCTATCAATTTCTCCGAATGCCCAAAACCATACACCGGCGCCGTGTCGAAACACGTGACGCCAAGCTCATAGGCTTTCAAGATAGCTTTTGCAGAAATTGCGTCGCCCTCGTTCTTCCAGAAAGGCGCGCCGCCAACGCCCCAGGCTCCAAAGCTGACGACGGAAACCTTCAAGTCGCTCTCTCCCAACAGTCGATACTCCATAGTTCTCTTTCCTTTTTTTAACAAAGCCATTACAATAAACAGTTTTACGGCTTGTCTTCCCGTCGCGGCAAATCGCCGCCGAATGACAAGACCGGTTCTTATATTTTTCCCGAAATACCGATGAAATCCCTCACCCGCGTTCTGAGTTATTTAAAACCCCATTCGCCCTATGTATTCGCGACCCTGGGCCTGGCCATCGTCACCACCCTGCTCGACCTGGTGCCGCCCTGGTTGATTAAAATCATCGTCGATCAACTCGTCGACAGCAACGCCGCAGAGGCCGCCTCGGTAGACAGCGGCCTGGAATGGCTCGTCGCGGGTCTGGTGTTCACTTATTTTGCCAGAAATTTTTCCAATCACAAACGGATCATCCTGAACAATAAAGTCGAGCAACGCATTGTTTTTGACATCCGCTCGCAATTGTATCGCGCCGTACAAAAACTGTCCCTCAGTTTTTTTGAAAACCGCTCCACCGGCGAATTGATGTCGCGCATCAACGACGACGTGACCTATGTCGAGCGCATCTTCATCGACGGCGTGGAACAAGCCCTGACCGCCGTGCTGACCCTGGTCGGCATCACCGTGATTTTATTTTATCTGCACTGGAAACTGGCGATCGCGGCTTTGATCCCGATTCCCCTGCTGGTTTACGGGGCATGGAAATACACCGTCAAAGCGCATTCACAGTATCACGTCGTGCGCAAAAGCGCGGCGCGAATGAATTCGTTCCTCCAGGACAGCATCTCCGGCGTGCGGGAAACTTTTTCTTTCAATCGCCAGTCGCACGAGATCAAACGTTTCGAAGAACGCAGTCAGGAATATTGCAACGGCACGCTCGAGGTCATGCGCCTGTGGTCCTATTATTCGCCGTCGATGATGTTCCTGGGCTCGCTGGGCACAGCCTTCATCCTCTGGTACGGGATCGGTTTGGTTGGCGCCGGGGAGATCAGCGTCGGCACACTGGTGGCTTTCATTGGTTATCTCGCCCTGTTTTATACGCCGATCAACCAGTTGCATTCGGTGAATCACATGCTCCAGCACGCGCTCGCCTCGGCGGAACGCCTGTTTGATATTCTCGACCAGAAACCGGACATTGTAGACGCTCCGAACGCTTATCTGCCCTCTGCCAATTGTCAGGGGAAAATCAGTTTCGACAAGGTGAGCTTCTCCTACATTCCCGAAAAGCAAACGCTGAACAATATTTCATTTGAAATTCAGGCGGGCGAACAGATTGCATTGGCGGGTCACACGGGGAGCGGAAAATCGACCATCGTCAAACTCTTGATGCGTTTTTATGATCCGCAGGCCGGATCGATACGCATCGACGGTCACCCCATTAAAGATTTGAAACTTTCTTATCTGAGGGAACAGATCGGCTTGGTCTCGCAGGACCCTTTCCTGTTCAACGGAACGGTCGCTGAAAACATTTCATACGGAAATGTCGAAGCCTCTCGCGAAGAAATCGTTCAGGCGGCTCAAGCCGCAGGAGCGGAAGCCTTCATCGCCAATCTGCCCAACGGCTATGACACGCGGGTTGGCGAAAGAGGCGTTAAACTGTCGGGGGGAGAAAAACATCGCATCGCCATCGCCCGGATATTCCTCAAGAATCCGCCGATCATCGTTCTCGACGAGGCCACCGCTTCCATCGACACGCAGACGGAAGCGATCATCAAGCAAGCGCTGGAAACCCTGATGTCCGGTCGAACCACCTTCGTCATCGCGCATCGCCTGTCGACGCTGGAGCGTTGCACGCGCATCATTGTGCTGAAAGAAGGACAACTGATCGAATCTGGAAGTCACGAGGAACTGATCGCCGGACCGTCGGAGTACGCCAGCCTGTTCAAAGATCAGGTTTATCTGTAAGGATTATTTTTCAGAGTCGATGATTTCGCCCATATTGCGGAATTTATCCAGGCGTTTTTCCAGCAGTTCTTCCATTGAAAATTCAGAAATCATCTTGAAATTGGAGCGCAGGGCTTTTCGCACCAGAGCCGCGGCGCGTTTGTGGTTGCGATGCGCCCCGCCGAGAGGCTCTTTGACCACCTGATCCACCACCTTCAAGGCGAGTAATTCTTTCGAGGTCATGTGCAGAGCTTTCGCCGCCTGCGGTGTTTTTTCCTTGTCGCCCCAAAGGATCGAGGCGCAACCTTCCGGCGATATGACGGAATACACCGCATGTTCCAGCATCAAGATACGGTCCCCCACGCCTAACGCCAAAGCCCCGCCGGAGCCGCCTTCGCCGATCACAAAAACCATGATGGGAGTTTTCAGCGTCGACATTTCAAATAAGTTTGTCGCAATCGCTTCGGACTGACCCTTCTCCTCGGCGTCGATTCCGGGATACGCGCCCGGCGTATCGATCAGGGTCACAACGGGAATCTGAAATTTTTCCGCAAGCCGCATCAGCCTCAGGGCCTTGCGATAACCCGCCGGTTGCGACATGCCGAAATTTCGTTGTATCTTCTCTTTGGCGTCGCGACCTTTTTGCTGACCAATGACCATGACCGTCTGGTTTTCAAACTTGGCAAGCCCGCCGACAATCGACGGTCCATAGCCGCCGTGGCGGTCTCCGTGCAATTCTTCAAAATTGGAGAAAATATATTTGATGTAGTCTTTGGTGTAGGGACGATCCGGATGCCGAGCGACCTGCGTCATCTGCCAACCATCGAGGTTGGTGAACACGTCGTGCTTCATATGACGCAGTTTCTTGGTCAGCTTGAATATTTCATGCGTGATGTCGCCAACGCTATCATACATATGCGATAAGGAAACCAATTGACGAATCTGATTTTCCAACGCAAAAATTTCTTTTTCAAAATCGAGAATTTGAACCATTTTGCAAGTCCCGTAACTGCGATAGCTTCCGCAATTATTTTTATATTAATACCGCCCTATTAATAAAAACCAAATACCGGATGTTGCAGGCGCGTCAACGTTTTGGATTCAGCCAATGCTCGCGCTCCTTCGCCGCCTATCCGGTTTTGCCCCAGTTTCAAAGATTGAAGGTTAGCGAGGCTTTGAGAATTTGCAATCGCTTTTGCCCCCTTGTCTCCAATCAGATTGAAGTTTAAATTCAAGCGTTTCAAATTCACAAGCTGTGTCGCCTGAGCCAGCGCCCGCGCGCCTTCGTCGGTGATGCTGTTACCCGACAGGTTCAGGGATTCCAAACGTTTCAGATTTGCGGTTTGCGCCAACGCCAGCGCCGTCGCATCCGTCAAACCCGAACGTTCCAGATCGAGTTCAATGATGTCTGCCGCGTAGGTTGAATTCAACAACACCGACATCGCGAGATCGCCGTGCAGGATAAGCCCCACCTCGTTCATCCGCGATTCTTTGTGCAAACCCTCGATTCGTTTGAGGATATTGAATCGTTCGTAGGTCTCTTTCCCTTGCTGTCCAAGCAGATTATACGCCAATCCCACTTTTTCAATATTTTTTAAATACTCGGAGCTGAATAATTGTTTCGCCCCTTCATCACCAATGCGGTTGTAATTGAGGTTCAATTCTTTAAGCTTCCCCAAACTTTTGGAATCAGCAAGGGCTTTGGCGCCTTTATCGCTGATCAAATTCCGGTGCAGGTTCAATACTTCAAGATGCTCAAAATTCTGGGCGTCCGCAATGAACCGGGCGCCTTCGTCGGTAATGTGATTGGTCTCCAATGAAAGCGAGGTCAAGCGATGCAAACGGTCCGATCCGGCCAGCGCCTGCACGCCCTGATCTCCCAGGCCGCCATCGTAGATCACCAGTTCTTCAACCGTTTCCATGATCGGGAATCGAGCCAGCGCCTGCGCGCCCGCGTCGCCAAGATAAATGCCGTTCAGGCGAAGCACCCGGTCGTTCCGTTTGAGTTTTCGCTCGATGTATTTGTGGATTTCCGCTTCCGTCCACGGCGTGGGAGCCGCCACGGCCAGATTGAACAGGAACACGCAAAGCAAACCGAAAACGGTTCCCAGTTTATGGGTGAAGTAAATTTTCATAACGATGCATCTTTTTCGTCAAAGTCGATCTTCGTGAATCGCTGAAATAATTATTTGATGATGCGCGTCCATCCGTCGCGCGCATATGAAGGCTCTATTCTACTGTCTGGAATTTTCATTTTCAATGCCGTTCAAACGAGCTTCCATTTCCTTTAATTTACGCGCCATGTCCGTCAATCGAGTCCACTGAACAACGTAACGCCGCCACGAAGACGCCGGTAAGGCTGGAGATCCCGCCCACACCTGCCCGTCTTCGATATCGCGAAACACTCCCGACTTGGCGGCGACCGTCACCTGATCGCCGAGCTTGACATGATCTGAAACGCCGGATTGTCCGGCGAGCACAACATACTTTCCCAAGGTGCAACTCCCAGCCAGACCGACCTGCCCCGCCAAAATGGAATGCTCGCCCACTTCGCAGTTGTGCGCGACTTGCACCAGATTGTCTATTTTGGTTCCCTTGCCGATGCGCGTCACGCCGATTCCCGCCCGGTCAATGCAGGAGTTGGCTCCCACTTCCACGTCGTCCTCGATCACCACGCGGCCGATTTGATTGATTTTGTAATGCCGTCCCGTTTCGTCCAGAGTGTAACCAAATCCGTCGGCGCCCACCACCACGCCTGCGTGAAGAATCACGTTCTGCCCGATCTCGCTGTCCGGGTAAAGGGTGACGTTTGGATGCAAACAACTGTTGGCGCCAACCCGGCATCGCTCGCCGATATGCACGGAAGACATCACCACGGCTCCGTCTTCGATCCTTGAATGGTCTCCTATGTATGCAAAGGGAGCGATTGACACATTCTCGCCGATGACAACGTCGGCGCCAATATGTGCGCGCTCGTCGATGCCCGCCTGCGGACGGGGCAGAGGGTGAAAATGATTCAACAATTTTGCGAACGCCACCGAAGGGTTCGCCGTGACCACCTGATCCTTGTCAATCGCCTGCGCCTGATCCACCAGAACCGCCGATGCCTTTGACTCCTGCAAACGCGGTAAAAACGCTTTTTTGGTCAGATAGGTGATGTGACCGGCTTCTGCGCTTTCCAATGATCCCACGCCGTCGATGACGCGCGCCGGGTCTCCATTGACAGTTCCGCCGACCAGTTTCGCGATCGCTTCCAGGGTGATGGGGGATTCCATATGAACTCCTTATAATGTGATATTCTCGTCCAGGGGTTTCAGTTTTCCGTCTGTCAATTGCAGGACGCGATCCATCTGACTCGCCAGCTTCTGGCTATGCGTTACAAAAATAAATGTGTGGTTCAGGTCTGCGTTGAGTTTCTGGATCAACTCCATGAAAGCGGCGCCCGCTTTCGCATCCAGATTGCCGGTGGGTTCGTCCGCCAGCGTCAGGTCGGGTTCGTTGATCAAACCGCGCGCAAGCGCGACACGTTGCGTTTCTCCGCCGGACAATTCGCCGGGCTTGTGCTGCATGCGATCCTTGAGTCCCATTCCCTCCAACAGCCGTTCCGCTTTGCCCTGCGCGATCGATTTGCTTTCGCCGCCAATCAAGGCGGGAAACATGACGTTTTCCAGCGCGGAAAAATCGCCGAGCAGATTGAACATTTGAAAAACAAAACCGACATGCCGGTTTCGAAAGTTTTCCAGATAGCCGTTTTTTTGCTGAAAGATGCTCTTCCCCATGAACAGGATGCGCCCGGCATCCGGCCGATCCAGACCGCCCAGAATATGCAGTAAGGTGCTCTTCCCGACCCCGGAGGCTCCGACAATGCCCAGCATTTCGCCTCTGGCGACCTGCAATTCCATCCCCTGCAATACATGCAATTCATCGCGCGGGGTCTTGAAGGTTTTACAAATCCCTTCCGCCGCTAATAAAGGCGTTGCTACAGTCGACGCGCGCTCACTCATAGCGCAATCCATCCACCGGATCCAGTCGCGAGGCCTTCCAGGCTGGATAGAGAGACGCGAGGAAACAGATGCCTATGGAAAACACGACGATGAGGAAGGAATCCATGTACTGGATTTCTGAAGGGAGCTTGTCCAGATAATAGACGTCGCTGGGAAAGGCGGTGATGCCGAAAATGCTCTCAATGAAGCCGACGATCTCATTCAAATTGGGAACGATCGTGAATCCTCCCGCGCAACCGAGCAGGGTGCCCACAACGCCGATGATCAAGCCTTGATAGCTGAATATTTTGATAATACTTTTGTTGGTCGCGCCCATCGATTTCAGGACGGCGATTTCCTTGCTCTTCTCCAGCACAACCATGAACAGGGTGCTGATAATATTGAACGCCGCCACCAGAATGATCAAAATCAGAATGATGAACATCACGATTTTTTCCAGCTTGAGAGCGGAAAACAGGTTCTTGTTCATTCGCATCCAGTCGCGCACATAAAAAGGGAAACCCAGTTTTTCCTGAAGGTTTTTAGCGATCACGGCGGCTTGCTCAATGTCGCTCACGCGAATTTCGACGCCGGTGGCTTTGTCCCGCATGGAAAAAAATTTCTGCGACGCGCCCAGGGAAATGAAGCCCAGGCTGGAATCGTATTCGTACATTCCCGATTCAAAAATACCTACGACTTTCAATAATTTCATTTTGGGGATCAAACCGACCGGCGTGATGCGCGGAACGGGAGAGACCATCGACACCACGTCGCCCACTTCAACGCCCAGCTTGCGCGTCAATTCCCTACCAAGGATGACGCCTGCGCGCTCCATCGTATCGCCTTCCGATGAAACCTCGGTAGACGCATTCAGAGCCGCCAGCGAACCTTCCACCAGATTTTTTTCGAGGTCGGAGACCGTCGCTTCGCGACCGGGATCAACGCCGCGCATGACCACGCCGGAGACCCGGCCTTCAAAAGTCAACATCACCTGGCTCATGATGAAGGGGGCGGCCGCGACCACGCCTTCAATCGTCATCGCCTGGGCGGCGACCTCGTCGTATTCGCTGATCGCCGCGCGGTCGATATTCGTCACCACAATATGGCTGGTGGCGCCCAGTATCTTGTCGCGCAAATCCTTGCCAAAACCGGACATGACGGCGATGACGACGATCAAAGCGAGAACGCCCAGCGCCACGCCGCCGACGGATATCCATGTATTGAGGGAAATGAAACGCTGTCGCTTGCGAACGCCAAGATGCCGTAAGCTGATGAATAGTTCGTAGGACATGCGTGGATGCTTCCGAAAAGTTTATATCAAAGGCCCAGGAGGATCAGCCGGGAAAAAAGATCAGGATTCTTTTTTCATCTGAGGAAATAGTATGACATCGCGGATCGACAACGAATTGGTGAACAACATCGCCAGCCGATCGATTCCAATCCCCTCGCCAGCGGTGGGGGGCATGCCGTACTCCAGAGCGCGGATGAAATCCGTATCCATCATATGCGCTTCTTCGTCGCCCGCCAAGCGATCTTTCACCTGCGATTCGAATCGGGCCTTCTGATCGATGGGATCGTTCAACTCGGTGTAAGCGTTGGCGATTTCTTTGGCGCCCACAAACAGTTCGAAACGTTCCACCAACTCGGGATCGTCTTCTTTCTTTTTGGAGAGCGGGGACAGTTCCAGCGGATAGTCGATGATGAAAGTGGGTTGGATGAGTTTGGGTTCGACAAATTCATCGAACAATTTGCCGAGGATTTTTCCATAGTTATCGTTTTTATCGACGTGAATGTGATGGCTCTTCGCCAGTCGCGCCGCCGAATCCAGATCGGCAAAATCCTTCGCGTCCAGTCCGCCGAGTTCCACCAAAGAATCCTTGAAAGCCAGACGCGCAAAGGGTTTGGAAAAATCAACCATCGTCGGGGGAGTTTCTGCCGAGCCGACGGTTATGGGAAACTCCAGAGTGTTGAAAACCGTCTCGCCAATGTAGCGGAACAACTCTTCAGTCAAGTCCATCAGTTCTACATAATCTGCATAGGCGGTGTAGAACTCCAGCATGGTGAATTCGGGATTGTGCTGGGTCGAAATGCCTTCGTTGCGAAAATTGCGGTTGATCTCATACACCCGCTCAATGCCGCCGACCACCAGACGTTTCAAAAATAATTCCGGCGCGACGCGCAAAAACAAATCCATATTGAGCGCGTTGTGATGGGTCTTGAAGGGCTTCGCCGTGGCGCCGCCGGCAATCGTTTGCATCATCGGCGTTTCCACTTCCAGATAATCGCGGTCGTTCAGAAATTTTCTCAAAGCCTGAATGATTTTACTGCGGTAGACGAAAACTTTTTTCGAGTCCGGGTTGACGATCAGGTCGACATAGCGTTGACGGTAACGAATTTCGATGTCCTTGAGACCGTGCCATTTCTCCGGAAGGGGCAGAAGCGATTTCGACAACAGGGTCACTTTTTCGGCGAACAGGGACAACTCCCCCGTCTTGGTTTTGTTGACGGTTCCCTCGACGCCGATGAAATCGCCGATGTCGAATTTACTGAATATTTCATACGGCTCTTCGCCGCCGATATTATCTTTTTTGACGTAGACCTGAATCTTGCCGGAGCGATCCTGAATATTCACAAAGGTGGTTTTGCCGTGCTTGCGGCGCGTGAGGATGCGACCCGCCGCGATACAGCGAACGCTGGCCGATTCCAGCGTTTCCTTGTCTTTTTCGGAATGATCGCGGATCAAGTCCCCGATGTTGGCGTTGGGTTTGAAACGGTTGACGTAGGGGTTGACGCCCTGCGCTCTCAATTCGTCCAGCTTGTCTCTTCTGAGTTGAATCAGGTTACTCGTGTCTTCCATTGGACCTGTTAAATAAAGGAAACGTCGATAATACGACGGAAATTAAAATCAGCCCGTCACCGGGCAACTTGCGAATATCGGGTTTCCCGCACGACGGTCACCTTGATTTCACCTGGATAAGTCACTTCTTTTTCGATTCGCCGCGCCACGTCCTTGGCCAGCATGTCGGCGCCGGTATCGTCCACTCCGTCCGGCAGAACAATGATGCGCACTTCCCTGCCCGCCTGAATGGCGTAGGTTTTTTCAACGCCCTTGAAGGAATCGCCAATCTCTTCCAGCTTGGACATGCGTTTGACGTAAGTCTCCAGCATTTCGCGACGCGCCCCGGGTCGGGACGCCGAGATCGTGTCCCCGGCGGAAACCAGAACGGCGTACAAGGAGGTCGGCTCCTCGTCCTCATGGTGCGAGGCGATGGAGTTGATGACGTATTCGTGTTCGTTGTAACGTCGCGCAATTTCGATGCCCAACTGCGTGTGCGTCCCGTCTTCCTGCTGGTCCACGGCTTTGCCGATATCATGCAACAATCCCGCACGCTTGGCAAGTTTGACGTCCAGTCCCAGTTCCGCCGCGATGCCGCCGCAAATCCAGGCCACTTCCTTCACATGCTCCAGCACATTCTGCGTGTAGCTGGTGCGATACTTCAAACGCCCCAGCAATTTGACCATGTCGGGGTGAATGTTGTCGAGTTCCAGATCGATCACCGCCTGCTCGCCCGCTTCCAGAATCTGCTGGTTCACTTCTTTTTTACATTTGTTGACGACTTCCTCGATGCGACCGGGGTGGATGCGTCCGTCCTGGGTCAGCTTCTCCAAAGCCCGTCGAGCGATCTCGCGGCGCACCGGATTGAAACCGGAAAGCACCACCGCGCCCGGCGTGTCGTCGATGATCAAATCCATTCCCGTCGCCTGTTCCAGCGCGCGAATATTGCGCCCCTCGCGGCCGATGATGCGTCCCTTGATATCGTCGTTAGGCAATTCCACCACCGCCACCGAAGTTTCGGCGACATGGTCGGATGCGAGACGCTGTATCGATTCGGTGATCAGTCGACGCGCCTCGTCTTCGGCCCCGCGCCTTGCTTTCTCTTCAATTTTCTTAACTTCCTTGGCCGCTTCCAGGCGGGCTTCATCCACCACCTTGCGGCGAATCTCCTCGCGCGCCTGCTCCGCGGTAATGGAACTGATCGTCTCCAAGCGGCGAATTTCTTCTTCCGCCAGATCCAGATAACGTTGTTTCTCTTCAACCAGGCGTTTTTCCTCGCCTTCCAGACGTTGCAATTTTTCCTTATAGACTTTTTCAAGCTCCGTGGTTTTCTGCACCGACGCCCTCAGCCCATCTTCTTTTTTTCTGAATTCGTTTTCCAGATCGCGGATTTCTTCGCGTTTTTGTTTCAACTCGTTTTCCATCTCGGCTTTGGCGGCAAGTCGTTTTTCGCGCGCCTCGATTGCCGCAGTCTTGGAGCGGTTTTCCGCCTCCCGCTCCGCTTCCATAATAATTTTCCGGCCCTGCTCTTCAGAATTCTTTATCTTCGATTCAACCAGCATCTTTCTTAAAATGTAACCTATTGCGTAGCCCCCCACGAGGGCGAAAAACATGCCGATCAAAAGCGTGCTCAAATTGACATGGATTGTGGTAAACAAATGCATGATTCACCTCAAGTTATATATGATAAACCGCTTCAAGCGGAGTGATGCTGACATTGAACGACTCGGGACTCGGTCACAATCCATTCCACAGCCTCGTCATTCTCAGTCTGCGGAACCGATTCCAGAATCTGGAAGTCAAACGCCAGCGCAATGCGCGCCGCCGTTGTTTTCTTCAAAAACCTATCAAAATAACCGGCGCCATAACCGATTCTGGCCCCCTCGCCGTCAAACGCCAAGCCCGGCAGAAGAAGACAGTCCAGCAATTCCGGCGACGACAAGTCCTGAGAACTGATCCGCGGTTGCGGGATTCCCATCGGACCTTTATCGAGAACGTCTCCCGGCTTGAGTTGGCCCAATTGAAGATCAGGCTCGCCCCGATTCACCAGGGGAACGTATACGCTCTTTCCAAGCTCCCACGCTGTTTCAAGAATACGACCGGTTTGAATTTCATCCGGCATGGACAGAAAAACCAGCACATGCTTCGCTTTCTCAAACGTTCCTAACGACGCAACGCGCGCGGCAATCCGAGCGCTCTTTTCTTCGCGCTCCACCGCATTCATCGAGCGCCGTCGCTCCAGCATTTTTTTACGGATAGTATCTTTCAATGGCCGGATATATCAGGGAGGAAAATAAACAATAAACCGCCTGCAAGAACACAAACGACCTGATCGCGAAGCCAAATATTCCGGAGGAGAAGACCCTCCGGCCTGCAAGGATGAAACAAATCGCCGGGCGAAAATCACGAAAACCCGGTCTTGATTCAACTTCTATTCACAGACGCCGCCAACTCATTTTTGTTATTTCGAATTCCAGTAAGAAGGCCCGGACCTTTGACTCGCACCATATTCTCCAACCTGGTAAAGCGACCCCCCCGTCAATGCCGTAGACGAATCATTTTTTGAACCTATCTTACAATAGGTGGGGCTTTGGTATACTGTTTTAGGCTTCCCTCCTTCGAAGGCTTGCTCACCACAGCCGATTCCTCAACCCCTTCTCAAAAATGTTGGCTCAAAAATCAGACTCGGCTACAAACACAACAGGGAGGCTTACCTTACCTGTGTCACAGGGTAGCATAGTAATATAAACCCAGCAAGGTTAAATGTCAGAAAACCCCTTTGGTTTTAATACTTTGAACCTTTTCTTCCAAACCTTCGACAACTTTTTCCAAACGTTGTTTACTGTCCGATTGCATACCGCTCTGAACCTTCTTCGCTTCCATCAATTCCTGGGCGATATTCAGGGCCGTCAACACTGCCAAATCGGCGGTCGTCATCTTACTCTTTCCGTTAGCGGATAACTCCCTCATCTTTTCATCGACATACGAAGCCACCGTTTCCAGATCGGGTTCAGAATCGGTCTTGACGGTGTAAACTTTGCCATATACCTTGATTTTCACATCATCTCCGCTTTCATTAA
This window of the Candidatus Nitrohelix vancouverensis genome carries:
- a CDS encoding 5-formyltetrahydrofolate cyclo-ligase encodes the protein MKDTIRKKMLERRRSMNAVEREEKSARIAARVASLGTFEKAKHVLVFLSMPDEIQTGRILETAWELGKSVYVPLVNRGEPDLQLGQLKPGDVLDKGPMGIPQPRISSQDLSSPELLDCLLLPGLAFDGEGARIGYGAGYFDRFLKKTTAARIALAFDFQILESVPQTENDEAVEWIVTESRVVQCQHHSA
- a CDS encoding cell division protein ZapA — its product is MKIKVYGKVYTVKTDSEPDLETVASYVDEKMRELSANGKSKMTTADLAVLTALNIAQELMEAKKVQSGMQSDSKQRLEKVVEGLEEKVQSIKTKGVF
- the rny gene encoding ribonuclease Y, yielding MHLFTTIHVNLSTLLIGMFFALVGGYAIGYILRKMLVESKIKNSEEQGRKIIMEAEREAENRSKTAAIEAREKRLAAKAEMENELKQKREEIRDLENEFRKKEDGLRASVQKTTELEKVYKEKLQRLEGEEKRLVEEKQRYLDLAEEEIRRLETISSITAEQAREEIRRKVVDEARLEAAKEVKKIEEKARRGAEDEARRLITESIQRLASDHVAETSVAVVELPNDDIKGRIIGREGRNIRALEQATGMDLIIDDTPGAVVLSGFNPVRREIARRALEKLTQDGRIHPGRIEEVVNKCKKEVNQQILEAGEQAVIDLELDNIHPDMVKLLGRLKYRTSYTQNVLEHVKEVAWICGGIAAELGLDVKLAKRAGLLHDIGKAVDQQEDGTHTQLGIEIARRYNEHEYVINSIASHHEDEEPTSLYAVLVSAGDTISASRPGARREMLETYVKRMSKLEEIGDSFKGVEKTYAIQAGREVRIIVLPDGVDDTGADMLAKDVARRIEKEVTYPGEIKVTVVRETRYSQVAR